In one window of Allochromatium tepidum DNA:
- the trfA gene encoding plasmid replication initiator TrfA: MARRPQTLPESPSGPNTAPEQSPAHDPSTAPSKPTGRAKESMLGTLARLEALSAERAKKRQLEETAKILQLPLPIWPDQVRGVPNVALRSALFGAIKRGPRRYMDRELVTSLDGYEVRYTGPRLDQADLDVWEQCLHLARQGGVGCRIHFTAHSFLKNIHRSTGGKDVEWLKSAFSRLASAVIEAKHGKFAYFGPMIQHGGRDDETGEYCIEMNPAIVALYGPDGWSQIDWQQRQQLKRQPLAQWLHGFYSTHAQPFPLKVKTLHQLSGSENGALFDFRRQLRLALDKVSEATGWTWRIDENDLVLIFKTPTPSQAKHLARRSKKKD, encoded by the coding sequence AGTCGCCGGCCCATGACCCGTCGACGGCGCCGAGCAAGCCGACAGGACGCGCGAAAGAGTCGATGCTGGGCACGCTTGCGCGACTCGAAGCCCTCAGCGCCGAGCGCGCCAAGAAGCGCCAATTGGAAGAGACGGCCAAGATCCTCCAGTTGCCGCTACCGATCTGGCCGGATCAGGTTCGGGGTGTGCCGAATGTGGCGCTGCGTTCAGCATTGTTCGGAGCGATCAAGCGTGGCCCAAGGCGCTACATGGATCGCGAACTCGTCACGAGCCTGGACGGCTACGAGGTGCGCTACACCGGCCCCCGGCTCGATCAAGCCGACCTGGATGTCTGGGAACAATGCCTGCACCTTGCACGTCAGGGCGGTGTCGGCTGTCGTATCCATTTCACCGCACACAGCTTTCTCAAAAACATCCATCGCTCGACGGGAGGAAAGGACGTCGAATGGCTCAAGAGCGCCTTCAGCCGTCTAGCCTCTGCGGTCATCGAAGCCAAGCACGGCAAGTTCGCCTACTTCGGTCCCATGATCCAGCACGGCGGACGCGATGACGAGACCGGGGAATACTGCATCGAAATGAACCCAGCCATCGTGGCGCTCTACGGCCCGGATGGCTGGAGTCAGATCGACTGGCAGCAACGTCAGCAGCTCAAGCGGCAGCCGCTGGCTCAGTGGCTCCACGGCTTCTACTCAACCCACGCCCAGCCCTTCCCGCTCAAGGTCAAGACCCTGCATCAGCTCTCGGGGAGCGAGAACGGAGCATTGTTCGACTTCCGCCGTCAACTCCGCTTGGCCTTGGACAAGGTTTCCGAGGCAACAGGTTGGACGTGGCGTATCGACGAAAACGACCTCGTTCTCATCTTCAAGACGCCAACGCCAAGTCAGGCAAAACATCTCGCCCGACGCTCGAAGAAGAAAGACTGA